In Prunus dulcis chromosome 1, ALMONDv2, whole genome shotgun sequence, the following are encoded in one genomic region:
- the LOC117612488 gene encoding uncharacterized protein At4g08330, chloroplastic isoform X1 — MEKSNVLRGSYLNGAYHPSLSSSSRADVNYSCGSCGYELNLSSNNRNTSTIGSNKYGKSIKRGIISFFHIDDSRFTQVDELQCKPHFSKRSWGLFSRRTKLLCRKCGKHIGNAYDDYTSSSFPLVLDGSDSSSGRELSKCRKYDVRIRSLQPSNSEECGTPIFG, encoded by the exons ATGGAGAAATCGAATGTATTGAGAGGCAGTTACCTAAATGGAGCTTACCATCCTTccctatcttcttcttctcgcGCAGATGTCAATTACAG CTGTGGATCTTGTGGCTATGAGCTAAACCTAAGCTCCAACAACCGGAACACTTCTACCATTGGCTCTAACAAGTATGGGAAATCTATAAAGCGAGGGATTATATCATTCTTTCACATCGATGACAGCAGATTTACGCAGGTTGATGAACTTCAATGTAAACCCCATTTCTCTAAGCGGTCTTGGGGTTTGTTCAGCCGGAGAACTAAACTGCTTTGTCGCAAGTGTGGTAAACATATAGGAAATGCTTATGATGATTatacttcatcttctttcccACTAGTATTAGATGGATCGGATTCATCCTCAGGCCGTGAACTTTCGAAATGCAGAAAATATGATGTTAGAATTCGATCTTTGCAGCCTTCAAATTCTGAAGAATGCGGCACTCCGATTTTCGGTTGA
- the LOC117613940 gene encoding esterase-like → MESPRITVKVIISLFCSYMLLSHYITTSSPALALEDCHFPAIFNFGDSNSDTGGMAAAIYRPPPPSGKTHFHTPAGRFSDGRLIIDFLAKSLGHPFLSAYLDSIGTNFSHGANFATASSTIRLPDPIIPAPGGFSPFTLNIQCSQFLQLKSRSQLIRHRGGIFASLMPKKKYFAKALYTFDIGQNDLPEGFFGNLTVQEVNASVPNIVSMFSANIKKIYDSGGRSFWIHNTGPIGCIPYILVNFPAQKDEVGCAKLYNEVAQYFNHKLKEATVQLRKDLPLAAITYVDIYSVKYSLYKEPQKYGFEQPLVSCCGTGGKYNFNSKTVECGRTVTVNGRQIFADSCKRPYVKVNWDGIHYTDAAAKIIFDKISTGAFSDPPLPLKQACHRSLE, encoded by the exons ATGGAGTCTCCCAGAATTACTGTCAAAGTTATCATTTCTCTATTTTGCTCTTATATGCTTTTGTCACATTATATCACCACTTCGAGCCCTGCCTTGGCTTTGGAAGACTGTCACTTTCCAGCAATCTTTAACTTTGGAGACTCAAATTCAGATACTGGTGGAATGGCTGCGGCCATTTATCGACCACCACCACCCTCTGGGAAAACCCATTTTCATACGCCAGCGGGAAGATTCTCAGATGGCAGGCTCATAATCGATTTTCTTG CCAAGAGTCTTGGTCACCCCTTTCTAAGCGCATATCTGGATTCAATTGGGACCAACTTCTCGCATGGTGCAAATTTTGCCACTGCATCTTCCACCATCAGATTGCCAGATCCCATTATACCAGCTCCTGGAGGATTTAGTCCCTTCACCCTCAATATTCAATGCTCGCAGTTCTTGCAACTAAAATCCAGATCACAACTCATAAGGCATCGAg GGGGAATATTTGCAAGTTTGATGCCCAAGAAGAAGTATTTTGCCAAAGCCTTATACACATTTGACATTGGCCAGAATGACCTTCCAGAAGGGTTTTTTGGTAATTTGACTGTTCAAGAAGTCAATGCATCTGTTCCTAATATAGTCAGTATGTTCTCAGCAAATATTAAG AAAATATATGATTCGGGAGGGAGATCATTTTGGATCCACAACACTGGGCCAATTGGGTGTATCCCTTACATCTTAGTTAATTTTCCAGCTCAAAAGGATGAGGTTGGCTGTGCAAAGTTATACAATGAAGTAGCTCAGTATTTTAACCACAAGCTGAAGGAGGCCACAGTTCAACTTAGGAAGGATCTACCTTTGGCTGCTATAACCTATGTAGACATATATTCAGTCAAATACTCTCTTTACAAGGAACCCCAAAAATATG GGTTTGAGCAACCACTTGTTTCTTGTTGTGGCACTGGTGGCAAGTACAACTTTAACAGTAAAACTGTTGAATGTGGAAGAACAGTTACAGTTAATGGAAGACAAATATTTGCTGACTCATGCAAACGTCCTTATGTTAAAGTGAACTGGGATGGGATTCATTATACTGATGCAGCTGCCAAGattatttttgataaaatttcAACTGGAGCATTTTCCGATCCACCCCTTCCTTTGAAGCAAGCATGTCATAGGAGTTTGGAATAA
- the LOC117612488 gene encoding uncharacterized protein At4g08330, chloroplastic isoform X2, protein MEKSNVLRGSYLNGAYHPSLSSSSRADVNYSCGSCGYELNLSSNNRNTSTIGSNKYGKSIKRGIISFFHIDDSRFTQVDELQCKPHFSKRSWGLFSRRTKLLCRKCENMMLEFDLCSLQILKNAALRFSVDISEQA, encoded by the exons ATGGAGAAATCGAATGTATTGAGAGGCAGTTACCTAAATGGAGCTTACCATCCTTccctatcttcttcttctcgcGCAGATGTCAATTACAG CTGTGGATCTTGTGGCTATGAGCTAAACCTAAGCTCCAACAACCGGAACACTTCTACCATTGGCTCTAACAAGTATGGGAAATCTATAAAGCGAGGGATTATATCATTCTTTCACATCGATGACAGCAGATTTACGCAGGTTGATGAACTTCAATGTAAACCCCATTTCTCTAAGCGGTCTTGGGGTTTGTTCAGCCGGAGAACTAAACTGCTTTGTCGCAAGTGTG AAAATATGATGTTAGAATTCGATCTTTGCAGCCTTCAAATTCTGAAGAATGCGGCACTCCGATTTTCGGTTGACATATCTGAGCAGGCCTAG